The Pleurodeles waltl isolate 20211129_DDA chromosome 7, aPleWal1.hap1.20221129, whole genome shotgun sequence genome includes a region encoding these proteins:
- the LOC138303615 gene encoding C-type lectin domain family 2 member D-like isoform X1 — MGAPEERALAEPPELVTGGCAEGTKHKMTLYAVPDPEIGVRTALTRVRRLRGALALAAALLITVVGLAVYITVLKNSQFSEPQIMNESAESRAAEPGKDGHLLPPCGDGWIWYRNKCFYFSEDEGNWTEAEGSCAALNSSLALVDTQQELDFMFRYKGKRDHWIGLQRETDQQWKWVNGTEFSNWFVVEDYSECAYLNHGRVKSAECYGKRKWICTQVSAYGRKRNKRSLILQPFL; from the exons ATGGGGGCCCCCGAAGAGCGCGCACTCGCTGAACCCCCGGAGCTCGTGACCGGGGGCTGCGCCGAGGGGACAAAACATAAAATGACTCTCTACGCAGTGCCAG ATCCCGAGATCGGTGTGAGGACCGCGCTGACCCGAGTGCGCAGACTCCGTGGGGCGCTGGCGCTGGCGGCTGCTCTGCTCATCACTGTAGTGGGGCTCGCAGTGTacatcacgg TTCTAAAGAACAGCCAGTTTTCTGAGCCTCAAATCATGAACGAGTCTGCAGAGAGCCGCGCTGCAGAGCCTGGAAAAGACGGTCACTTGCTGCCCCCTTGCGGTGATGGCTGGATCTGGTACCGGAACAAGTGTTTCTATTTCTCTGAAGATGAAGGAAACTGGACAGAGGCGGAAGGCTCCTGCGCTGCTCTGAACTCCTCCCTGGCTCTGGTTGATACACAGCAGGAACTG GATTTCATGTTTCGCTACAAAGGGAAGCGCGATCACTGGATTGGTCTGCAGAGGGAAACTGATCAACAATGGAAATGGGTCAATGGCACCGAATTCAGCAACTG GTTTGTGGTGGAAGACTACTCGGAATGCGCCTACCTGAATCATGGGAGAGTTAAGAGTGCAGAATGTTACGGCAAACGCAAGTGGATCTGCACCCAAGTGTCCGCATATGGACGAAAGCGCAACAAAAGATCCTTAATCTTACAGCCCTTTCTTTAG
- the LOC138303615 gene encoding C-type lectin domain family 2 member D-like isoform X2 yields MCCLTKTNKNTPSWNYNTLQGITDPEIGVRTALTRVRRLRGALALAAALLITVVGLAVYITVLKNSQFSEPQIMNESAESRAAEPGKDGHLLPPCGDGWIWYRNKCFYFSEDEGNWTEAEGSCAALNSSLALVDTQQELDFMFRYKGKRDHWIGLQRETDQQWKWVNGTEFSNWFVVEDYSECAYLNHGRVKSAECYGKRKWICTQVSAYGRKRNKRSLILQPFL; encoded by the exons ATGTGCTGcttgacaaaaacaaacaaaaacacaccatCCTGGAATTATAATACACTCCAGGGGATCACAG ATCCCGAGATCGGTGTGAGGACCGCGCTGACCCGAGTGCGCAGACTCCGTGGGGCGCTGGCGCTGGCGGCTGCTCTGCTCATCACTGTAGTGGGGCTCGCAGTGTacatcacgg TTCTAAAGAACAGCCAGTTTTCTGAGCCTCAAATCATGAACGAGTCTGCAGAGAGCCGCGCTGCAGAGCCTGGAAAAGACGGTCACTTGCTGCCCCCTTGCGGTGATGGCTGGATCTGGTACCGGAACAAGTGTTTCTATTTCTCTGAAGATGAAGGAAACTGGACAGAGGCGGAAGGCTCCTGCGCTGCTCTGAACTCCTCCCTGGCTCTGGTTGATACACAGCAGGAACTG GATTTCATGTTTCGCTACAAAGGGAAGCGCGATCACTGGATTGGTCTGCAGAGGGAAACTGATCAACAATGGAAATGGGTCAATGGCACCGAATTCAGCAACTG GTTTGTGGTGGAAGACTACTCGGAATGCGCCTACCTGAATCATGGGAGAGTTAAGAGTGCAGAATGTTACGGCAAACGCAAGTGGATCTGCACCCAAGTGTCCGCATATGGACGAAAGCGCAACAAAAGATCCTTAATCTTACAGCCCTTTCTTTAG